Proteins from one Besnoitia besnoiti strain Bb-Ger1 chromosome XIII, whole genome shotgun sequence genomic window:
- a CDS encoding hypothetical protein (encoded by transcript BESB_031020) yields the protein MPRNSFAEAEPPPASSAASLACCTALFFSQKSFLATCPDAVYTVCRTVSRRAQIFQLPQHISRLFSSLLSHPATQNLLAACDGETRSARGRADCRQKAEGREPNTPAEDGDTQARERLQRLLPPRKAIDAAVLRSVRQLLRCAATLDPPPASPPSCSASSSLRAAPALLSSSSSPSASSRPALRLSSDWRLSLLLTLSSNAARTPFAGFPENAVVRLTTAHATGDTHPRHGEGSGADAPRKRARATEDTRRDREAVDEAGGATDLWTHAGESEASTPPEKRSGSVEPVGCIARDSLSVAASALVYWTSLPLPAREEERQGYPHGCATGSCASAREPKSPGEEADRAAEAPASCLASAPLFSSPSSASPTLRLFAYAERLPADEAASSPPQSLESLSSRASPASAGAVAAAVPHAGRSVAAVKTTSWVAERARLLEEATKIEAKLGERIEEVLLMNDAGEILEGLSSNFFVFSDARATLLTADAARCLPGTVRALALDVARERGNVEETAPVWGRRDAEQWTSAFISSSSRLVCPLRKLVVCGRRRGNAAGVSGRAPGRPQRDRGKGEEGETSGEGEQTAGCESEEADADKSLEGERNALSVSEVMEFDAGEASFAGQLAAAVLARIDAAATPVLREREEEEVEEE from the exons ATGCCGCGGAACTCgttcgcggaggcggagcctcCTCCCGCATCAtctgcagcgtctctcgcgtgtTGCACggctctttttttctcgcagAAGTCGTTCCTAGCGACCTGTCCAGACGCCGTCTACACCGTCTGTCGCACGgtctccaggcgcgcgcagattTTTCAACTTCCGCAGCATATCTCGCGGCTCTTTTCCTCGCTTCTGAGCCACCCTGCGACGCAAAacctcctcgctgcctgcgacggcgaaacacgaagcgcgcgaggccgcgcggactGCCGCCAGAAGGCCGAGGGCCGTGAGCCGAACACGCccgcggaagacggagacacgcaggcgagagagagactccagcgcctccttccgcctcgGAAAGCGATTGACGCGGCAGTTCTCCGCAGCGTCCGCCAgctccttcgctgcgccgccacgcttGACCCCCCTCCCGCCTCTCCACCCTCCTGTAGTGCGTCAAGTTCCTTGCGGGCCGCGCCggctcttctttcttcttcctcctcgccgtctgcctcgtctcgACCCGCCCTGCGCCTGTCGAGCGACTGGCGCCTTTCGCTGCTCCTCACACTATCGAGTAACGCTGCGCGGACTCCGTTTGCGGGATTTCCAGAGAACGCAGTCGTGCGCCTCACTACGGCGCACGCAACTGGCGACACACATCCGCGACACGGAGAGgggagcggcgccgacgcgccgcgaaagcgcgcgcgggcgacagaaGACACGCGACGCGATAGAGAGGCCGTggacgaggcaggcggcgcaacGGATCTCTGGACGCACGCAGGAGAGAGTGAGGCGTCCACGCCACCTGAGAAACGTTCCGGCAGCGTGGAGCCTGTCGGATGCATCGCTCGCGATTCTCTCTCAgtcgcggcttccgcgctGGTGTATTGgacttctcttcctctccctgcccgagaagaagagcggcaGGGCTACCCCCACGGCTGCGCGACAGGCAGCTGTGCGTCCGCCCGCGAGCCGAAGAGCcccggcgaggaggcggacagGGCAGCAGAGGCTCCGGCGTCCTGCCTGGCGAGCGCACCATTGTTTTCTTCCCcctcctcagcctcgccgactctgcgtctcttcgcttACGCTGAGCGCCTGCcggccgacgaggccgcttcttcgcctccgcagtctctcgagtctctctcctcgcgagcgtcgccagcctccgcagGTGCCGTGGCTGCGGCTGTGCCACACGCGGGGCGGAGTGTCGCAGcggtgaagacgacgagctgGGTggcggagcgcgcgcggctgctaGAGGAAGCGACGAAGATCGAGGCGAAACTTGGGGAGCGCATCGAGGAAGTCCTCCTCATGaacgacgccggcgagatCCTTGAAG GCTTGAGCAGCAACTTTTTCGTCttcagcgacgcgcgggcgacccTCTTgaccgcagacgccgcgcgctgcctccccgGAACTgtgcgcgcgctggcgctcgaCGTCGCGCGGGAACGAGGCAACGTTGAGGAGACTGCGCCGGTctgggggcggcgcgacgccgaacAGTGGACTTCTGCCTTCATCTCCTCCAGCTCACGGCTTGTCTGCCCCCTGCGCAagctcgtcgtctgcggcagacggcgcggaAATGCGGCGGGCGTGTCCGGGCGGGCGCCTGGGCGGCCACAGCGCGACAGGGggaaaggagaagaaggcgagacgagcggcgagggcgagcagaCTGCGGggtgcgagagcgaggaagcggacgcGGACAAGAGtctcgaaggcgagcggaaTGCGCTAAGCGTGTCTGAGGTCATGGAGTTCGATGCCGGCGAAGCCAGCTTCGCGGGTCaactcgccgccgcagtgcTAGCGCGCATCGACGCAGCAGCTACGCCAGTCCTACgtgagcgcgaagaggaagaagtggaagaagagtaa